The following proteins come from a genomic window of Lolium rigidum isolate FL_2022 chromosome 5, APGP_CSIRO_Lrig_0.1, whole genome shotgun sequence:
- the LOC124655624 gene encoding syntaxin-71-like translates to MSMIDVLTRVDAICKKYDRYDADKHRNDAADPFSRLYADIDAVIDEAMEKSERAARETNRAAKVTLNAGVRRTKAQLMEDVVKLQKLSVKKMKGVSAEDMALRPDLVAALHHRIQSIPVPEGGGGGEGGAAGQNGARTGIQFDSSAETLDEGYFQTSEESEAFRREYEMRRIKQDEGLDFISEGLDTLKNLAEDMSEELDRQVPLMDEIDKKVDKANSELRKTNVRLKETVNQFRSTRNFTVDIILICVILGIGAYLYNVLSQ, encoded by the exons ATGAGCATGATCGACGTGCTGACCCGGGTGGACGCCATCTGTAAGAAGTACGACAGGTACGACGCCGACAAGCACCGGAATGACGCCGCCGACCCCTTCTCGCGGCTCTACGCCGACATCGACGCCGTGATCGACGAAGCCATGGAG AAATCGGAGAGGGCCGCGAGGGAGACGAACCGGGCGGCGAAGGTGACCCTCAACGCCGGCGTGCGGCGCACCAAGGCCCAGCTCATGGAGGATGTCGTCAAGCTCCAGAAACTATCCGTCAAGAAG ATGAAAGGGGTCTCGGCGGAGGATATGGCGCTGCGGCCTGATCTGGTCGCCGCATTGCATCACAGGATCCAGTCCATCCCGGTCcccgagggaggcggcggcggcgagggcggcgcagCGGGTCAGAACGGCGCTCGGACAGGGATTCAGTTCGATTCTTCAG CTGAAACTTTGGATGAGGGCTACTTCCAGACCAGCGAAGAATCTGAGGCTTTCAGAAGAGAGTACGAGATGCGCAGGATCAAACAG GATGAAGGGCTGGACTTCATTTCCGAAGGCCTGGACACGCTGAAAAACCTAGCAGAGGACATGAGTGAG GAACTGGACAGGCAGGTTCCCTTGATGGATGAAATTGACAAAAAG GTGGATAAAGCTAACTCCGAGCTAAGAAAGACTAATGTCAGGCTTAAAGAAACAGTTAACCAG TTTCGATCGACCAGGAACTTCACAGTTGACATCATACTGATCTGTGTCATTCTTGGCATTGGTGCTTATCTCTACAA TGTGCTCTCCCAGTGA
- the LOC124653703 gene encoding probable protein arginine N-methyltransferase 1, which translates to MDRRKGSGSRDANGGGLAEATASRLRFEDADEVAMEVEVEDCPAAAAEEEVIGNDKTSADYYFDSYSHFGIHEEMLKDVVRTRSYQNVITQNNFLFKDKIVLDVGAGTGILSLFCAKAGAKHVYAIECSQMADMAKEIVKTNGFSEVITVIKGKVEEIELPVPKVDVIISEWMGYFLLFENMLDTVLFARDKWLADDGVVLPDKASLHLTAIEDAEYKEDKIEFWNNVYGFDMSCIKKQAMMEPLVDTVDANQIVTNCQLLKTMDISKMSSGDASFTVPFKLVAERNDFIHALVAYFNVSFTKCHKLMGFSTGPRSKSTHWKQTVLYLEDVVTICEGETLSGTMTVANNKKNPRDIDITLKYSINGQRSKVSRTQHYKMR; encoded by the exons ATGGATCGGCGCAAGGGCAGCGGCAGCCGCGACGCCAACGGCGGCGGCCTCGCGGAGGCGACGGCGTCCAGGCTCAGGTTCGAGGACGCCGACGAGGTGGCGATGGAGGTCGAGGTCGAGgactgccccgccgccgccgcggaggaggaggtcaTCGGCAACGACAAGACCAGCGCCGACTACTACTTCGACTCCTACTCCCACTTCG GTATTCATGAA GAAATGCTGAAAGACGTTGTTCGGACAAGATCATACCAAAATGTTATCACCCAGAATAACTTCCTTTTTAAGGACAAAATTGTCCTTGATGTTGGCGCCGGGACCGGTATACTTTCGCTTTTCTGCGCGAAAGCAGGAGCCAAGCATGTCTATGCG ATTGAATGTTCCCAGATGGCCGACATGGCAAAGGAAATTGTGAAAACAAATGGGTTTTCTGAAG TCATAACTGTAATTAAAGGGAAAGTTGAAGAAATTGAACTTCCCGTCCCAAAAGTAGATGTCATTATCTCTGAATGGATGGGTTATTTCCTCCTGTTTGAGAATATGTTGGACACGGTTCTTTTTGCACGAGATAAATGGCTG GCTGATGATGGAGTAGTCCTTCCAGACAAAGCCTCTTTACATCTTACTGCAATAGAAGATGCAGAATATAAGGAAGACAAAATTGAAT TTTGGAATAATGTATATGGCTTTGATATGAGCTGTATTAAGAAACAGGCAATGATGGAGCCACTTGTAGATACTGTAGATGCAAATCAGATCGTCACTAACTGTCAGTTACTTAAG ACGATGGATATTTCTAAGATGTCATCCGGGGATGCATCCTTTACTGTACCATTTAAGTTGGTGGCAGAGCGTAATGACTTTATCCATGCCCTTGTTGCCTACTTCAACGTGTCATTCACCAAATGCCATAAGCTGATGGGTTTCTCAACAG GGCCCAGATCAAAATCTACTCACTGGAAGCAAACTGTTCTGTATCTTGAGGATGTAGTAACTATCTGCGAGGGGGAGACTCTGTCCGGCACTATGACAGTTGCAAATAACAAAAAGAACCCTCGGGACATTGACATTACACTTAAATACTCCATCAATGGGCAGAGAAGCAAGGTGTCTAGAACACAGCACTACAAGATGCGGTGA